From Riemerella anatipestifer ATCC 11845 = DSM 15868, a single genomic window includes:
- a CDS encoding glycosyltransferase family 2 protein — translation MKIDVIIPTYNGSEHIAQQIESILQQPYENITIHLRDDGSKDDTVNIIKSFSNKYPNVILYQDLNNNLGLVKNVEYLLTKCSGDLIFLADQDDVWYEDKIKTFLSYYKPTDTPTLLHSNCMVTDGDLNERGLFLDDNPASNKRIENSYFHYFVQGASSMINKSLKNKILPFPNNIYIHDRYIHFMAELFGERVYIPQPTMWYRQHGANLIGSNTFIDKLKRLNLKQKFYLEPDKKLIEILVNLYPDKKSRFKLYFDMVNNEKSRWSKWKLMYSNNIPLRMKEKVLLWLNN, via the coding sequence ATGAAAATAGATGTTATTATTCCTACTTACAATGGGTCTGAACATATAGCTCAGCAAATTGAAAGTATATTACAACAGCCTTATGAAAATATTACTATACATCTCAGAGATGATGGGAGTAAGGATGATACGGTAAATATTATCAAGAGTTTTTCTAATAAATATCCGAATGTTATTCTATATCAAGATTTAAATAATAACCTTGGGCTCGTCAAAAATGTAGAGTATCTATTAACAAAATGTAGTGGGGATTTAATTTTTCTTGCAGATCAAGATGATGTTTGGTATGAGGATAAAATTAAAACATTTCTCAGCTATTATAAACCTACAGATACACCTACCTTATTACACTCAAACTGTATGGTAACCGATGGCGATTTAAATGAAAGAGGGTTGTTTTTAGATGATAATCCTGCCTCTAATAAAAGAATAGAAAACTCTTATTTTCACTACTTTGTACAGGGAGCTTCGTCCATGATTAATAAGTCTTTAAAAAATAAGATTTTACCATTCCCAAATAATATTTATATCCATGATAGGTATATTCATTTTATGGCAGAATTATTTGGAGAAAGAGTTTATATACCACAACCTACAATGTGGTATAGGCAGCATGGTGCAAATCTTATTGGAAGTAATACATTCATAGATAAGTTGAAACGACTTAATCTAAAACAAAAATTTTATTTGGAACCAGATAAGAAATTGATAGAGATTCTTGTCAATCTATATCCAGATAAAAAAAGTAGATTTAAACTGTATTTTGATATGGTGAATAATGAAAAATCTAGGTGGTCTAAATGGAAGTTAATGTATTCTAATAATATTCCACTTAGAATGAAAGAAAAAGTATTACTATGGTTGAATAATTAA
- a CDS encoding glycosyltransferase family 2 protein has product MAQNQNIDRHKPTLALAIPTYNRPEILKENLLKIINELSRYNIPVYISDDSTNNDTKEIVDYLKKEYYDNIYYYKNTPSLGHDHNCLFTMSLPKEDYIWYIGDSMIIREEAFSMIFEIIENEDYDFICFNAESRSEPLPNNNIYTDPKCILLDLGWHLTMSGAIIYNRRALFTECINIQLVKNFPQLALIFWAAYKKKIQLYWINKKIIYGNRKKESYWSGNQFSVFIDDYKNMLINLPNKFRQEDVDKVVRQHSLNTGIFSYKSLIVMRAKSMLNMEQLEKRKRDIKSFSNANILILFILCLIPVRIVRLGYELFKRKK; this is encoded by the coding sequence ATGGCACAAAATCAAAATATAGATAGGCACAAACCAACGTTAGCTCTTGCTATTCCTACATACAATCGTCCTGAGATTTTGAAGGAGAATCTTTTAAAGATTATAAATGAACTAAGTAGATATAATATACCAGTTTATATATCTGATGATAGCACAAATAATGATACAAAAGAGATAGTTGATTATTTGAAAAAGGAGTACTATGATAATATCTATTATTATAAAAATACTCCTTCTTTGGGGCATGATCATAACTGCTTGTTTACTATGTCTCTACCAAAAGAAGACTATATTTGGTATATAGGGGACTCTATGATAATAAGAGAGGAAGCATTTTCTATGATATTTGAAATTATAGAAAATGAGGACTATGATTTTATATGTTTTAATGCAGAGAGTCGTAGTGAGCCTCTACCAAATAATAATATATATACTGATCCCAAATGCATACTGTTAGATTTAGGATGGCATTTAACTATGTCAGGAGCGATAATTTACAATAGAAGAGCTTTATTCACAGAATGTATAAATATTCAATTAGTTAAAAATTTTCCTCAATTGGCTTTAATATTTTGGGCTGCCTATAAAAAGAAAATTCAATTATATTGGATTAATAAAAAAATAATATACGGCAATAGGAAAAAAGAAAGTTATTGGTCTGGCAATCAGTTTAGTGTTTTTATAGATGATTATAAAAATATGCTTATAAATCTCCCTAATAAATTTAGACAAGAAGATGTTGATAAGGTTGTAAGACAACATTCTTTAAATACGGGAATATTTAGCTATAAAAGTCTGATAGTTATGCGAGCTAAGTCTATGCTTAATATGGAGCAACTTGAGAAACGAAAGAGAGATATAAAGTCTTTTTCTAATGCTAATATATTGATTTTATTTATACTATGCTTGATTCCTGTGAGAATTGTAAGATTGGGCTATGAACTTTTTAAGAGGAAAAAATAA
- a CDS encoding EpsG family protein — protein MSGSIFFIIQAFITWTPDLFNYEIHFYNIDLDYVRLAVELVHIKLIEFVHYINEDFQYFLGVYAALTLILFLFFLKKTTPSPAFVLSIFFIVPYFLNIIQIRNFLAISVFLVAVLYYEKRKIIFWAFYILSVLCHFSMLILLPFFLVRKFSFFNKLSKSNIAIIIGMLILLAVPKSIAEPLVTAINPKYSDYLEATSTYLGTIALFIPFFIINNFILWHYYNKFYLWESRVNESYKKYLPIFIQLVQYANYLILAQYFIRDFSRITMNLSLLSYIYLSVIFFYRRETKQDKLRVFLMKFMLYLWGGVSFYLIFLSLNEGEYFDVIEKTFNSNLIFR, from the coding sequence ATGAGTGGTAGTATTTTTTTTATTATACAGGCATTTATAACTTGGACTCCAGACTTATTTAATTATGAAATTCATTTTTATAATATAGATTTAGATTATGTTAGGTTAGCGGTAGAACTGGTACATATCAAACTGATTGAGTTTGTCCATTACATAAATGAAGATTTTCAATATTTTTTAGGAGTATATGCAGCTTTAACTCTAATATTATTTTTGTTTTTTCTAAAAAAAACGACCCCGTCGCCAGCTTTCGTATTATCCATTTTTTTTATTGTTCCTTATTTTTTAAATATAATTCAAATAAGAAACTTTTTAGCTATATCAGTATTCTTAGTTGCTGTTTTATACTACGAAAAAAGGAAAATAATTTTTTGGGCATTTTATATTTTATCTGTATTATGCCATTTTTCTATGTTAATTTTATTACCATTTTTTTTAGTAAGAAAATTTTCCTTTTTTAACAAGCTTTCAAAAAGTAATATTGCCATAATTATTGGGATGTTGATACTACTGGCTGTTCCCAAATCTATAGCGGAGCCATTGGTTACAGCTATTAATCCTAAATATAGTGATTATTTGGAGGCTACTTCTACTTATTTAGGGACTATTGCTCTTTTTATACCTTTTTTTATTATCAATAATTTTATACTATGGCATTATTATAATAAGTTTTATCTATGGGAAAGTAGAGTGAATGAGTCTTATAAGAAATACCTCCCAATATTTATTCAATTGGTACAATACGCAAACTACCTTATCTTAGCACAATATTTTATAAGAGATTTTTCTAGGATAACTATGAATTTAAGCTTACTATCCTATATCTACTTGTCCGTAATATTTTTTTATAGACGGGAAACAAAGCAAGATAAATTAAGAGTGTTCTTAATGAAATTTATGTTGTATTTATGGGGAGGAGTTAGTTTTTATTTAATATTTTTATCATTGAATGAAGGAGAGTACTTTGATGTAATTGAGAAAACATTTAATAGCAATTTAATATTTAGATAA
- a CDS encoding glycosyltransferase family 4 protein: protein MKKKILLLSKYGVAGPSSRYRFYNYYPYFQKVGLDIEFKPLFDDDYIKKIYNNRSFYLFFLQLLAVLKRIIFLLKNYRRYDAFIIEKDMFPFLPLWLEKLFLNHKPYALDFDDHVAASYQSSRLKNKILGNKISELVKHSKFTTVGNRWYFTKFKEGNLIYLPTVIDLDKYPIHNIISKTKTIVWIGSPSTVKYLKLLEPIFVELSSDIDFVLRIIGGEIKLDSRINVEYISWSAESENRLLAESTIGIMPLEETEWEKGKCGFKLIQYLASGIPVVASKLPANEEIITQDCGFIANDLFEWKKYLRFLLENPLIAEEMGVKGRLRVEEYYSYQIWGERYADMIKSKL, encoded by the coding sequence ATGAAAAAAAAGATACTTCTCTTGTCCAAATATGGTGTAGCGGGTCCAAGCTCTAGATACCGTTTTTATAATTATTATCCATATTTTCAAAAGGTAGGTTTAGATATAGAGTTTAAGCCACTTTTTGACGACGATTATATCAAAAAAATATATAATAATAGAAGTTTTTATTTATTTTTTTTACAATTATTAGCTGTCTTAAAACGTATAATATTTCTTTTAAAAAATTATAGACGGTATGATGCTTTTATTATTGAAAAGGATATGTTTCCTTTTTTGCCTTTATGGCTAGAAAAGCTTTTTCTAAATCATAAACCTTATGCATTAGATTTTGATGATCATGTCGCAGCATCTTATCAATCTTCTAGACTTAAAAATAAAATTTTAGGAAACAAAATATCTGAGTTGGTTAAACACTCTAAATTTACTACTGTTGGAAATAGGTGGTACTTTACTAAGTTTAAGGAGGGGAATTTAATTTATTTGCCTACGGTGATTGATTTAGATAAATATCCGATTCATAATATAATTTCAAAAACGAAGACAATAGTTTGGATAGGTTCACCATCTACTGTGAAATATTTAAAATTGCTTGAGCCTATTTTTGTTGAGTTGTCAAGCGATATAGATTTTGTTTTAAGAATTATAGGAGGGGAAATTAAGCTAGATTCTCGTATAAATGTTGAATATATTTCTTGGAGTGCAGAGTCCGAAAATCGACTTTTAGCAGAGAGTACAATTGGGATTATGCCTTTAGAAGAAACCGAATGGGAGAAAGGGAAATGTGGGTTTAAATTAATACAATATTTGGCTAGTGGTATTCCTGTAGTAGCCTCTAAATTGCCAGCAAATGAGGAAATTATAACTCAAGATTGCGGTTTTATAGCTAATGATTTGTTTGAATGGAAAAAGTACCTTAGATTCTTGCTTGAAAATCCATTAATCGCTGAGGAAATGGGAGTTAAGGGTAGATTGCGTGTTGAGGAATACTATTCATATCAAATATGGGGGGAGAGATATGCAGATATGATAAAAAGTAAACTTTAG